A part of Prolixibacteraceae bacterium genomic DNA contains:
- the cysK gene encoding cysteine synthase A: MKFNNILETIGNTPHVKINKLYGEDYNVYVKVEKTNPGGSIKDRIALSMIEQAEEDGIITPGKSKLIEPTSGNTGIGLALVAAVKGYELTLVMPESMSIERRRILTAYGAKLDLTPKEKGMKGAIDRAKELQEQNQDSWIPSQFDNPANIDVHVRNTAQEIIKDFPEGIDYLITGVGTGGHISGVSRVLKEHFPSLQTFAVEPTDSPVISGGNPGPHAIQGIGAGFIPNNLKLEYIDGTIQVSKEAAFAFAQKAAKVEGLFGGISSGASLAAIAQKLHEIKKGATILTFNYDTGERYLSVENLF, translated from the coding sequence ATGAAATTCAATAATATTCTAGAAACAATTGGGAATACCCCTCATGTAAAGATTAATAAACTATACGGTGAAGATTATAACGTATATGTAAAAGTTGAAAAGACCAATCCTGGAGGTAGCATTAAAGATCGTATTGCTCTATCAATGATAGAACAAGCTGAAGAGGATGGCATTATAACTCCAGGCAAGAGTAAACTTATTGAACCAACATCAGGTAACACTGGGATTGGACTTGCATTGGTCGCTGCAGTTAAGGGGTACGAATTAACTTTAGTAATGCCTGAATCAATGAGTATTGAGAGAAGGCGTATATTAACAGCGTATGGAGCAAAGCTAGACCTAACACCTAAAGAAAAAGGGATGAAAGGGGCTATCGACAGAGCAAAAGAGTTACAAGAACAGAATCAAGACAGTTGGATTCCATCACAATTTGATAATCCTGCAAATATTGATGTGCATGTTCGTAACACCGCTCAAGAAATTATCAAAGATTTTCCTGAAGGGATAGACTATTTGATCACTGGAGTTGGAACAGGAGGTCATATTTCTGGGGTTTCGAGAGTATTAAAAGAACACTTTCCATCTCTTCAAACTTTTGCTGTTGAGCCTACGGATTCACCAGTAATAAGTGGAGGAAATCCAGGACCACATGCAATCCAAGGTATCGGAGCAGGTTTTATTCCAAACAACCTAAAATTAGAGTACATTGATGGAACAATCCAAGTATCCAAAGAAGCGGCTTTCGCTTTTGCACAGAAAGCTGCAAAAGTCGAAGGGTTATTTGGAGGAATATCATCTGGGGCATCCCTAGCTGCGATTGCACAAAAATTACATGAAATCAAGAAAGGTGCTACAATACTCACCTTCAACTATGATACAGGAGAGAGATACCTTTCAGTAGAGAACTTATTTTAA
- a CDS encoding flavodoxin family protein, which produces MAKIVAFSGSPRKNGNTDTIIDHLLNVLKSNGHEVEMVRLKREEIRGCRACGVCREKKDLRCYSNNDFLNECISKMVDADGIIFGSPVYFANVTTEMKALIDVSGYVTRSAGHVLARKVGASVVAVRRAGEMSSFDAMNNFFLINQMIVPGSSYWNIVQGKQPGDVLNDTEGMATITTLGENMSWLLDKVVPSKKKVKKDIGLDLDQPTLF; this is translated from the coding sequence ATGGCTAAAATTGTTGCATTTAGCGGAAGTCCGCGAAAGAATGGTAATACAGATACTATTATTGATCATCTACTTAATGTATTAAAAAGTAATGGTCATGAAGTTGAAATGGTTCGTTTGAAGAGAGAGGAGATAAGAGGATGTAGAGCATGTGGTGTTTGTAGAGAAAAAAAGGACCTACGGTGTTACTCTAATAATGACTTCTTAAATGAATGTATCTCCAAAATGGTGGATGCTGATGGGATAATCTTTGGCTCTCCTGTCTATTTTGCAAATGTTACAACTGAAATGAAAGCTCTGATTGATGTTTCTGGATATGTAACACGTAGTGCAGGTCATGTTTTGGCTCGTAAAGTTGGAGCATCAGTAGTTGCTGTTCGAAGAGCTGGTGAGATGAGTTCTTTTGATGCGATGAATAATTTCTTCTTGATCAATCAAATGATTGTTCCTGGAAGTAGTTATTGGAATATTGTACAAGGAAAGCAACCAGGTGATGTATTAAACGATACTGAAGGTATGGCAACAATAACAACTTTAGGAGAGAATATGTCTTGGCTTTTAGATAAAGTTGTTCCATCGAAGAAGAAGGTGAAGAAAGATATCGGTTTAGATTTAGATCAACCAACTCTTTTTTGA
- a CDS encoding ABC transporter permease encodes MNPISLVIKREYLTRVKKKSFILFTILTPILIIALTTIPAYLMIHSETPETKIGVLNHNRELQHLFKSSKTIKYVNITAELKDAYLETPELKKEYDAILEVPKDIISSSQANLTSYKLLSFAISENIKSKLTAGVSQIKIKQLVDKYNIPGLEREFKETKTRVRLNEQIVSDNGEKKDSFSGIASGLGYILGFMIYMFIFVYGSMIMQGVMEEKKNRVVEVIITSVKPFHLLMGKIIGIIAVGLTQLMIWLILFGVTQLALKSSLSIEALQGDNDIITKIINGFDVLNIWYIGSLFVFYFLGGVLTYGSLMAAIGAAVDNPEDSQQFMMPLTIPLIISIILLTLVMQSPDNSVAVWGSIIPLSSPIIMTARIAFGVPVWQLITSMSLLIIFFIFCVWIAAKIYSTGILMYGKKINFKEIWKWIRYS; translated from the coding sequence ATGAACCCTATTTCACTTGTAATAAAAAGAGAATATTTAACTCGAGTAAAGAAAAAATCTTTTATCCTTTTCACTATATTAACTCCTATTCTGATTATTGCATTGACTACGATCCCTGCATACCTGATGATCCATTCTGAGACACCAGAGACTAAAATTGGGGTACTTAATCACAATAGAGAGTTACAGCACCTCTTTAAATCATCTAAAACGATCAAGTACGTAAATATCACAGCTGAATTAAAAGATGCCTACCTTGAGACTCCAGAGCTTAAAAAAGAGTATGATGCAATTCTGGAAGTCCCAAAAGATATAATAAGCTCGTCACAAGCAAATCTAACTTCATACAAGTTATTATCATTTGCTATTAGTGAGAATATAAAATCAAAACTAACGGCTGGAGTATCACAAATTAAAATTAAACAGCTTGTAGATAAATACAATATCCCTGGATTAGAAAGAGAGTTTAAAGAGACGAAAACACGAGTTAGACTTAATGAGCAAATTGTTTCGGACAACGGGGAGAAAAAAGATAGTTTCTCAGGGATAGCATCTGGTTTAGGATATATACTAGGCTTCATGATCTATATGTTTATATTTGTTTATGGCAGTATGATCATGCAAGGGGTGATGGAAGAGAAGAAAAACAGAGTGGTAGAAGTAATCATTACTTCGGTAAAACCATTCCACCTTTTAATGGGTAAGATCATTGGAATCATTGCTGTTGGACTAACCCAATTAATGATATGGTTAATCCTATTTGGAGTTACACAACTTGCACTCAAATCATCTCTTTCAATAGAAGCACTTCAAGGAGACAATGACATCATTACCAAAATAATAAATGGATTTGATGTTCTAAATATATGGTATATTGGCTCATTATTTGTGTTCTATTTCCTAGGAGGAGTCTTAACCTACGGATCATTAATGGCCGCTATTGGAGCAGCAGTGGATAACCCTGAAGATAGTCAACAATTTATGATGCCATTAACAATACCTCTCATCATTAGTATTATTCTTCTAACACTTGTTATGCAAAGTCCAGACAATTCTGTGGCGGTATGGGGAAGTATAATACCACTAAGTTCGCCTATCATCATGACAGCACGAATAGCATTTGGTGTCCCCGTTTGGCAATTAATCACATCGATGTCTCTATTAATTATATTTTTTATTTTCTGTGTATGGATTGCTGCAAAAATATATAGTACTGGTATTCTTATGTATGGTAAGAAAATAAACTTTAAAGAGATCTGGAAATGGATTAGATATTCATAA
- a CDS encoding formate--tetrahydrofolate ligase, translating to MTDIDIAQGIEMKPINEIGRDLGVDIEKMELYGKYKAKLPLELIDEEKVKKSKLILVSAISPTPAGEGKTTVSIGLTQAMNQRKKKTTVVLREPSLGPVFGIKGGATGGGWSQVLPMEDINLHFTGDFSAIEKANNLLAALIDNNIQSKTKSLGIDPRTVEWKRVMDMNDRSLRNIVVGLGGTTSGIPRETGFDITAASEVMAILCLATSFSDLKTRLGNIFVGFTFTGDPIYARDLNAEGAMAALLKDAIKPNLVQTIEGTPALIHGGPFANIAQGTNSILATKMGLSLSDYVVTEAGFGFDLGAEKFIDIKCQYGGLSPDSIVLVATVRALKYHGGKEVKLLTDEDTRALKAGLPNLEKHIENMFHFCKNPIVAVNKFPTDTDEELELIIEACKKLGVKATVVDIWAQGGNGGLDLADLVIETCDENSEKVLPLYDWSWPVEKKIKTVASTIYGAIAVDYTAQAKKDLQKIEKLGLNNLPICIAKTQKSLSDNPKLLGRPKDFVVTVRSIEISSGAGFIVPITGSIMRMPGLPATPAAERINISDDGNISGLF from the coding sequence ATGACTGATATAGATATTGCACAAGGTATAGAGATGAAACCGATTAATGAAATTGGTCGTGACTTGGGGGTGGACATTGAAAAGATGGAACTTTATGGAAAGTACAAAGCAAAACTTCCATTAGAGCTTATTGATGAAGAGAAAGTAAAGAAGAGTAAGTTGATATTGGTATCTGCAATCTCTCCAACACCTGCAGGTGAAGGTAAAACAACTGTTTCGATTGGACTTACGCAGGCGATGAACCAGAGGAAGAAAAAGACAACTGTTGTGCTTAGAGAACCTTCTTTGGGTCCGGTATTCGGAATTAAAGGAGGTGCAACTGGTGGTGGATGGTCACAAGTTTTGCCAATGGAAGATATTAATCTTCACTTTACGGGTGATTTTTCTGCAATTGAGAAAGCAAACAATCTATTGGCAGCTCTGATTGATAATAATATCCAAAGCAAAACAAAATCTTTAGGTATTGATCCAAGAACTGTAGAGTGGAAGCGTGTCATGGATATGAATGATAGATCTTTGAGGAATATCGTTGTTGGATTAGGAGGAACGACTTCTGGTATACCTCGAGAAACTGGATTTGATATAACAGCAGCTTCTGAAGTTATGGCTATTCTGTGTTTGGCAACAAGCTTCTCTGATTTAAAAACTCGTCTAGGTAATATATTTGTTGGTTTTACTTTCACAGGAGATCCTATTTATGCTAGAGACCTTAATGCGGAAGGTGCTATGGCAGCTTTATTGAAGGATGCAATTAAACCAAATTTAGTACAGACCATTGAAGGAACGCCTGCTTTGATTCATGGTGGTCCGTTTGCAAATATAGCACAAGGGACTAATTCTATTTTGGCAACAAAGATGGGGCTTTCTCTTTCTGATTACGTTGTTACTGAGGCAGGGTTTGGATTTGATCTAGGAGCCGAGAAGTTTATCGATATAAAATGTCAATACGGAGGTCTTTCTCCCGATTCAATCGTTTTAGTTGCTACCGTAAGAGCATTAAAATATCATGGAGGAAAAGAGGTCAAGCTTTTGACTGATGAAGATACTAGGGCATTAAAAGCTGGTTTACCGAATTTGGAGAAACATATTGAGAATATGTTCCACTTTTGTAAGAATCCAATTGTTGCGGTGAATAAATTTCCAACTGATACAGATGAAGAGTTGGAGCTAATTATCGAAGCATGTAAAAAGCTAGGGGTAAAAGCTACAGTTGTTGATATTTGGGCACAAGGAGGAAATGGAGGTCTTGATTTGGCTGATCTAGTGATTGAAACATGCGATGAGAATAGTGAAAAGGTTCTACCTCTTTATGATTGGAGTTGGCCGGTAGAAAAGAAGATTAAGACTGTCGCTTCAACAATATATGGTGCGATTGCTGTTGATTATACAGCACAAGCAAAGAAGGACTTGCAGAAAATTGAGAAGTTAGGACTAAACAATCTTCCAATCTGTATTGCCAAGACACAAAAGAGTTTATCTGATAATCCTAAATTATTAGGAAGACCAAAGGATTTTGTTGTGACTGTTCGAAGTATTGAAATCTCTTCTGGTGCCGGTTTTATTGTCCCTATTACAGGGAGTATAATGCGTATGCCTGGTTTGCCAGCTACTCCAGCGGCAGAAAGAATTAATATTTCGGATGATGGTAACATTTCAGGGTTATTCTAA